In Silene latifolia isolate original U9 population chromosome X, ASM4854445v1, whole genome shotgun sequence, the following proteins share a genomic window:
- the LOC141622658 gene encoding mitochondrial import receptor subunit TOM40-1-like gives MAAIPITKPATLDPIPTDSPKIDEHVDYKNLPCPIPYEEIHREALMSLKPDVFEGARFDYNKALSPKFFLSHSVSMGPMEVPTQSPETLKISTSNYEFGANYIDPQLMLIGRITHEGRLSARLKYDLLDDLTLKANGQLTSEPHMSHAIGTLDYKGIDYRAQFQFGGGALLGANFIQSVTPNLSLGGELFYAGQHRKSGVGYAARYSNDKMVATGQVASTGMVALSYVQKASEKVSLATELMYNYLSRDVTASVGYDAILRQARVRGKIDSNGCATAFLEERLSPGLGFLLSAELDHWKKDYKFGFGMNVGE, from the exons ATGGCAGCAATCCCAATTACAAAACCAGCAACATTGGACCCAATACCTACTGATTCTCCcaaaattgatgaacatgttgaTTACAAGAACCTTCCCTGCCCTATTCCTTATGAAGAAATCCACCGTGAAGCTCTAA TGTCTCTGAAGCCGGATGTTTTTGAAGGGGCACGCTTCGATTATAATAAAGCACTTAGCCCAAAATTTTTCCTTAGCCACAG TGTATCCATGGGGCCAATGGAAGTTCCGACTCAGTCCCCAGAGACCCTCAAAATCTCCACATCCAATTATGAGTTTGGTGCTAATTATATCGATCCACAA CTGATGCTTATTGGGAGAATAACACATGAGGGTAGATTAAGTGCAAGACTCAAGTATGATTTGCTTGATGATCTTACTTTGAAGGCCAATGGTCAg CTTACAAGTGAGCCTCACATGTCCCATGCAATTGGTACCCTTGACTATAAG GGTATTGATTATAGGGCACAGTTTCAATTTGGGGGTGGTGCGCTTTTAGGGGCTAACTTCATACAG AGTGTGACCCCAAATCTTTCTTTGGGTGGTGAACTTTTCTACGCTGGTCAACATAGAAAATCTGGTGTAGGCTACGCTGCTCGATATAGCAACGATAAAATG GTTGCAACTGGTCAAGTAGCTAGCACTGGTATGGTTGCCCTTAGCTACGTTCAAAAGGCATCTGAGAAG GTTTCACTTGCGACGGAATTAATGTACAACTATTTGTCTAGAGATGTCACAGCTAGTGTTGGTTATGACGCAATACTTCGCCAG GCTCGTGTCAGAGGGAAGATAGATTCAAATGGATGTGCCACAGCTTTTCTTGAAGAGAGACTTAGTCCAGGGCTTGGATTCTTACTTTCCGCTGAG CTTGATCActggaagaaagattacaaatttGGTTTTGGTATGAATGTTGGAGAGTAA